From the genome of Mycoplasma anserisalpingitidis, one region includes:
- a CDS encoding ATP-binding cassette domain-containing protein, producing the protein MINIKNLSKKYENQYVIKNLNVEFEKNKLIFITGRSGCGKSTLLNIIGGLEKCDSGEILFGNNEVDFENKKEEIKIDYVFQNFNLIENLSGLQNILISNQIINREVDVSDIYEIAKVLNISKKTLNKKVSKLSGGEKQRIAIIRSLSRGSDILLCDEPTGNLDAKNSDEIFNLLSKLKDSKTIIVVSHDLESAKKYGDYIFDMETKMVMENKLPSVDKKPVVNVKSHKTKFSKYKPILSLTWSDFKRKWLLFLLVLLTFVTTCISTSTAVNLTQKTFNINSSYKNQIEQNIYEVETKHHSSYITNYDLEHINEKGFDYISQNYITRIPYYYINGEKTFLEDIFFVDNGEYLSNNIWINSNKKIPFLNDNEIILGKDIVDKLKIEDPIGKKFEILISKNDEEIKQEFTIIGINENINVRDIYHTYLNKNVSLNWSYDIAKIFSKDVYLENITLNGKPTPTLDSTKIQKVLPQNDNIKILDGRHIENYDEILIPSSDVYADKKYLNEYFNIGGIHRGFYVKVVGIYENDSDEIMISNDLYNIKNENVFKSINIYTDDKIKIKELEKEGYRIVNYTDEAIAKIVSSQNSTSIILAYISFALSFLSLLFITVFSFMSIHSKRKIIGILKIYGAKPFQSLMYHISSIVILMILTLIVSLIFVQPIQFLLYSNMNSFAKITPIVTEVYAKTLITWIIIFSLTIFIYTSISLSTFFKKSLLLLRG; encoded by the coding sequence TTGATTAATATTAAAAACTTAAGTAAAAAATATGAAAACCAATATGTAATAAAAAATCTAAATGTAGAATTTGAGAAAAATAAATTAATTTTCATTACAGGTAGGTCAGGTTGCGGTAAGTCAACTTTGCTTAATATAATTGGTGGGTTGGAAAAATGTGATTCTGGTGAGATATTATTTGGTAATAACGAAGTAGATTTTGAAAATAAAAAAGAAGAAATAAAGATAGATTATGTTTTTCAAAATTTTAATCTAATTGAGAATTTAAGTGGTTTACAAAATATTTTAATTTCAAATCAAATTATAAATAGAGAAGTTGATGTATCTGATATATATGAAATCGCAAAAGTGCTTAATATTTCCAAAAAAACTTTAAATAAAAAAGTGTCAAAACTAAGTGGTGGAGAAAAGCAAAGGATTGCGATCATACGTTCATTATCTAGAGGATCTGACATTTTACTTTGTGATGAACCAACTGGAAATTTAGATGCTAAAAATAGTGATGAGATCTTTAATTTACTTTCAAAATTAAAAGATTCTAAAACTATTATTGTAGTTTCCCACGATCTTGAGTCTGCAAAAAAATATGGTGATTATATCTTTGATATGGAAACAAAAATGGTGATGGAAAATAAATTACCCTCAGTGGATAAAAAACCAGTCGTTAATGTTAAAAGTCATAAGACAAAATTTAGCAAATATAAACCAATTTTAAGTTTAACTTGATCTGATTTTAAGAGAAAATGATTACTATTTTTATTAGTGCTTTTAACATTTGTAACAACATGCATATCAACAAGTACAGCTGTTAACTTAACACAAAAAACTTTTAATATAAATTCATCATATAAAAATCAAATTGAGCAAAATATTTACGAAGTTGAAACAAAACACCACTCAAGTTATATTACCAACTATGATTTAGAACATATTAATGAAAAAGGTTTTGATTACATTTCACAAAATTACATAACACGAATTCCATATTATTATATTAATGGTGAAAAAACGTTTCTTGAAGATATATTTTTTGTAGATAATGGTGAATATTTATCAAATAATATTTGAATTAATTCAAATAAAAAAATTCCATTTTTAAATGATAATGAAATTATTTTAGGAAAAGATATTGTAGATAAATTAAAAATAGAAGATCCTATAGGCAAGAAATTTGAAATACTTATATCAAAAAATGATGAAGAAATTAAACAAGAATTTACAATAATTGGAATTAATGAAAATATTAATGTTAGAGATATTTATCACACATATTTAAATAAAAATGTTTCATTGAATTGAAGTTATGACATTGCAAAAATATTTAGTAAAGATGTTTATCTTGAAAATATAACATTGAATGGAAAACCAACACCCACATTGGACTCGACTAAGATACAAAAAGTCTTACCTCAAAATGACAATATTAAAATTTTAGATGGTCGACATATAGAAAATTATGACGAAATTTTAATTCCATCCAGTGATGTTTATGCGGATAAAAAATATCTCAACGAATATTTTAATATTGGTGGAATTCATAGAGGTTTTTATGTAAAAGTTGTCGGGATATACGAAAACGATAGTGACGAAATAATGATTTCCAATGATTTATATAATATAAAAAATGAAAATGTATTCAAGTCTATTAATATTTATACAGATGATAAAATCAAAATAAAAGAGTTAGAAAAAGAAGGTTATAGGATTGTTAATTACACAGATGAAGCTATAGCTAAAATTGTAAGTAGTCAAAATTCTACATCAATTATTTTAGCCTATATTTCTTTTGCTTTATCTTTCTTATCATTGCTCTTCATAACTGTTTTTAGCTTTATGAGTATTCATTCAAAACGTAAAATAATTGGAATATTAAAAATCTATGGTGCAAAACCTTTTCAAAGTTTAATGTACCATATTTCAAGCATCGTTATATTAATGATATTAACATTAATTGTTTCCTTAATTTTTGTTCAACCCATTCAATTTTTACTATATTCAAATATGAATAGTTTTGCTAAAATAACACCTATTGTCACTGAGGTATATGCAAAAACCTTGATTACATGGATAATAATTTTTAGTCTTACCATTTTTATATATACATCAATTTCCCTTAGTACTTTTTTTAAAAAAAGCTTGCTTTTATTAAGAGGTTAA